Proteins found in one Chloroflexota bacterium genomic segment:
- a CDS encoding pyruvate ferredoxin oxidoreductase, whose product MPKETETAHLFASGHTACSGCGQSLGARLVLRAAGRNIIATDATGCLEVFSSLYPFSAWEVPWVHSLFENSAAVASGVEAALKYLGKLDQVKVIAQGGDGSTADIGFGALSGLWERGQDVLYVCYDNEAYMNTGVQRSGLTPYDASTSTTPAGKLSFGKAQQKKDLPMIAVAHGVRYVATASVAYPFDLDRKVKKALGIRGPKYIQVCVPCPLGWRHDSALTIQLAKLVVETGLYPLFEYEDGKLVGVRKIGKKKPVEEYLRPQGRFRHLFETESGKAEIARIQAKADANIERFGLMEKPKDPEKPQDIIEKPAEKAAPTVRGFTPKELSTFDGRQGRPAYIAYKGKVYDISASPLWRGGAHQDQHLAGRDLTAELAEAPHGEENLAGLPVMGEFLP is encoded by the coding sequence GTGCCTAAAGAGACGGAGACCGCCCACCTTTTTGCCTCGGGCCACACCGCCTGTTCAGGGTGTGGGCAGTCCCTGGGGGCGCGGCTGGTGTTGCGGGCGGCGGGGAGGAATATCATCGCCACCGACGCCACGGGCTGCCTGGAGGTCTTCAGCTCCCTCTACCCCTTCTCCGCCTGGGAAGTTCCCTGGGTCCATTCCCTCTTTGAGAACTCGGCGGCAGTGGCCTCAGGCGTTGAGGCGGCCCTTAAGTATCTAGGGAAGCTGGACCAGGTGAAGGTCATAGCCCAGGGTGGGGATGGGAGCACCGCCGACATCGGCTTCGGGGCCCTCTCCGGCCTCTGGGAGCGGGGCCAGGATGTGCTCTACGTCTGCTACGACAATGAGGCCTATATGAACACCGGGGTCCAGAGGAGTGGCCTCACCCCCTATGATGCCAGCACCAGCACCACGCCAGCGGGAAAGCTTAGCTTCGGCAAGGCCCAGCAAAAGAAGGACCTGCCCATGATAGCGGTGGCCCACGGGGTGCGCTACGTGGCCACCGCCTCGGTGGCCTACCCCTTTGACCTGGACCGCAAGGTGAAGAAGGCCCTGGGGATAAGAGGCCCCAAATACATCCAGGTCTGTGTCCCCTGCCCCCTGGGCTGGCGGCATGATTCCGCCCTCACTATCCAGCTGGCCAAGCTGGTGGTGGAGACGGGGCTCTATCCCCTATTCGAGTATGAGGACGGGAAGCTGGTGGGGGTGAGGAAGATAGGGAAGAAAAAGCCGGTAGAGGAATACCTCCGGCCCCAGGGGCGCTTCCGCCACCTCTTTGAAACGGAGTCGGGGAAGGCAGAGATAGCCCGCATCCAGGCCAAGGCCGATGCCAATATTGAACGCTTTGGCCTGATGGAGAAGCCTAAAGACCCGGAGAAGCCCCAGGATATCATAGAGAAGCCCGCAGAGAAGGCCGCCCCCACCGTGCGGGGCTTTACGCCCAAGGAGCTTTCCACCTTTGATGGCCGGCAGGGCCGCCCTGCCTATATCGCCTACAAAGGGAAGGTCTATGACATCTCCGCCTCCCCCCTCTGGCGGGGGGGGGCCCACCAGGACCAGCATCTCGCTGGCCGGGACCTGACCGCCGAGCTGGCTGAGGCCCCCCACGGGGAGGAGAACCTGGCCGGGCTCCCCGTGATGGGCGAGTTCCTCCCCTGA
- the porA gene encoding pyruvate ferredoxin oxidoreductase, with translation MTRRMLEGSQGVAQAVALCRPAVICAYPITPQTHIVAELADMVASGELKSVYVNADSEHSAASVCLGASATGVRTFTSTSSQGLLLMGEVLFNIAGMRLPVVLSCVNRAVSAPLNIWNDQQDSLSLRDSGTIQLYAENNQEAADLIYLAYRVAEDHRVLLPAMVCLDGYILSHAWEAVEIPTPEEVDAFLPPYSPLYKLDPEEPRTFGMYANPEVYTEARYMLQRAMEEAVTAIQEASHSFELIFRRPMAGILEEYRTEDATTVLLGMGSLVSVAKEVADELRGQGKKVGVVKLVSYRPFPKEMVYEALKGASDVLVLEKGISLGSAGPLLLDVRSVLHHRPHQPRVSGFVCGLGGRDVTRQTIKAALTEKELVDARFLNLKADLELEGIGQASRDKQPALARGARRKRAPRKEGINSA, from the coding sequence ATGACCCGAAGGATGCTAGAGGGTTCCCAGGGGGTGGCCCAGGCAGTGGCCCTCTGCCGGCCGGCAGTTATCTGCGCCTACCCCATCACCCCCCAGACCCATATCGTTGCGGAGCTGGCCGATATGGTGGCCAGCGGAGAGCTGAAATCGGTGTATGTTAACGCCGATAGCGAACACTCAGCGGCTTCCGTCTGCCTGGGGGCCTCGGCCACGGGGGTGCGGACCTTCACCTCCACCTCCTCCCAGGGGCTTCTCCTCATGGGGGAGGTGCTTTTCAACATAGCCGGGATGAGGCTGCCGGTGGTCCTTTCCTGTGTCAACCGGGCCGTGTCGGCCCCCCTGAATATCTGGAACGACCAGCAGGACTCCCTCTCCCTCAGGGATTCGGGGACCATCCAGCTCTATGCGGAAAACAATCAAGAAGCGGCTGACCTGATATACCTGGCCTACCGGGTGGCGGAGGACCATCGGGTGCTCCTCCCCGCCATGGTCTGCCTGGACGGCTATATCCTCTCCCATGCCTGGGAAGCGGTTGAAATCCCCACCCCTGAAGAGGTGGACGCCTTCCTCCCCCCCTATAGTCCCCTCTACAAGCTGGACCCGGAAGAGCCCCGTACCTTCGGGATGTACGCTAACCCTGAGGTGTACACGGAGGCCCGCTATATGCTCCAGAGAGCCATGGAGGAGGCTGTTACCGCCATCCAGGAGGCCTCCCATAGCTTTGAGCTTATCTTCAGGCGGCCCATGGCCGGCATACTGGAAGAATACCGTACGGAAGATGCCACCACCGTCCTTCTGGGCATGGGCTCCCTGGTCTCGGTGGCCAAGGAGGTCGCGGACGAACTGCGGGGGCAGGGGAAGAAGGTGGGGGTGGTGAAGCTGGTCTCCTACCGCCCCTTCCCTAAAGAGATGGTCTATGAGGCCCTCAAGGGGGCCTCCGATGTCCTGGTCCTGGAGAAGGGCATCTCCCTGGGGAGCGCCGGGCCCCTTCTTCTTGATGTCCGCAGCGTTCTCCACCACAGGCCCCACCAGCCCAGGGTCAGCGGTTTTGTCTGTGGCCTGGGGGGAAGGGATGTAACCCGGCAGACGATTAAGGCGGCCCTGACCGAGAAGGAACTGGTGGATGCCCGCTTCCTGAACCTGAAGGCTGACCTGGAGCTGGAGGGGATAGGGCAGGCCAGCAGGGATAAACAGCCCGCCCTTGCCCGAGGGGCACGTCGAAAGAGGGCCCCGAGAAAGGAAGGGATAAACAGTGCCTAA
- a CDS encoding 4Fe-4S binding protein, translating to MKLTKGLVGLPGTSRQNKTGSWRINQRPHFLHIRCTACDLCALACPEGCIYGNGRNTYYSDYEYCKGCGNCADVCPVDDIEMEPEKGGLPQGVFVFYDEDEFRHMSTA from the coding sequence ATGAAGCTGACCAAGGGCCTCGTGGGCCTGCCAGGGACCAGCCGCCAGAACAAGACAGGGAGCTGGCGCATCAACCAGAGGCCCCATTTTCTCCACATCCGCTGCACCGCCTGCGACCTCTGCGCCCTGGCCTGTCCCGAGGGATGTATCTACGGGAACGGCCGCAACACCTATTATTCCGACTACGAATACTGCAAGGGCTGCGGCAACTGTGCCGACGTCTGCCCGGTGGACGATATTGAGATGGAGCCGGAAAAAGGGGGCCTCCCCCAGGGGGTCTTCGTCTTCTACGATGAAGATGAGTTCCGGCACATGTCCACGGCATAG
- a CDS encoding 2-oxoacid:acceptor oxidoreductase family protein gives MKEVRIHARAGQGAITTAMLLASAAFEEGMESLAFPTFGAERMGAPMNAFVRLAREPIRDRSQVKEPDYVIVLDPTLIRGFDVFAGLKEEGVGIINSPVSLEELGVKTKARVITVPAGKIAEEVLGRADRANTALLGAFAAATGEVSLQALIRVVEAHWPGAVGQKNARAMGMAYNVAKGMVK, from the coding sequence CTGAAAGAGGTGCGCATCCATGCCCGTGCAGGACAGGGGGCCATCACCACCGCCATGCTCCTGGCCTCGGCGGCCTTTGAGGAGGGGATGGAGTCCCTGGCCTTCCCCACCTTCGGGGCAGAGAGGATGGGGGCCCCCATGAATGCCTTTGTCCGCCTGGCCCGGGAGCCTATCAGGGACAGGAGCCAGGTAAAAGAGCCCGACTATGTCATCGTCCTGGACCCCACACTCATCCGGGGCTTTGATGTCTTCGCCGGGCTCAAAGAGGAGGGGGTGGGCATTATCAACTCGCCCGTCAGCCTCGAGGAGCTGGGGGTGAAGACCAAGGCCAGGGTCATCACGGTGCCGGCGGGCAAGATAGCCGAGGAGGTCCTGGGACGGGCGGACAGGGCCAATACGGCCCTCCTGGGGGCCTTTGCCGCGGCCACGGGTGAGGTCTCCCTGCAGGCCCTCATCCGGGTGGTGGAGGCACACTGGCCCGGGGCGGTGGGACAGAAAAATGCCCGGGCTATGGGAATGGCCTACAACGTTGCCAAGGGGATGGTAAAATGA
- a CDS encoding ferritin family protein: MSILFTGREMLETAIEIERNGFSFYSELARAGKARSTFEHLAGQEKRHESLFQGMLDSLGQAPAPESYNGELALYIKTLASGRVFKSPQEAREMAQKLSPGEAVRTAIGIEKDSILFYGEMRGLVRSEDRSVVDRIMDEERGHVLQLSEFLSQMGGTN; the protein is encoded by the coding sequence ATGTCCATTCTCTTCACCGGCCGGGAGATGCTGGAGACCGCCATAGAGATAGAAAGGAACGGTTTTAGCTTCTATTCGGAGCTGGCCCGGGCGGGGAAAGCCAGGTCCACCTTTGAACATCTGGCGGGCCAGGAGAAGCGGCATGAGAGCCTTTTCCAGGGGATGCTGGACTCCCTGGGCCAGGCCCCCGCCCCTGAAAGCTACAACGGGGAACTGGCCCTCTATATCAAGACTCTGGCTTCAGGAAGGGTCTTCAAAAGCCCCCAGGAGGCCCGGGAGATGGCGCAGAAGCTCTCCCCGGGCGAGGCCGTCCGCACGGCCATCGGGATAGAGAAGGACTCCATCCTTTTCTACGGGGAGATGAGGGGCCTGGTGAGGAGTGAGGACCGGTCCGTGGTGGACAGGATAATGGACGAGGAGAGAGGACATGTGCTCCAGCTCAGCGAGTTCCTCTCCCAGATGGGGGGGACAAACTGA
- a CDS encoding FAD-dependent oxidoreductase yields the protein MYELLIIGGGPAGMTAAVYAARKKLSTVLVASELGGQVNENLRVENYMGYQFVEGPELMEKFETQLKQYPIEVKLGIKVNDIRQIEGGLEAVTDGGLTYRAKAVLFATGKRSRELGVQGEERLRGRGVTYCSVCDGPVFSGEKVAIIGGGNSALAAVQDMLRLSPQIYLVSLTPLTADPILIENASAAPNLTILTEHRTEEVLGKEQVEAILVRDLKSGEEKRLEVKGVLVEVGLLPNSAPVAGLLKLNAQGEVPVNKSCETGIPGLFAAGDVTDVPEKQIVVACGEGAKAALQAHRYLQRLRV from the coding sequence ATGTATGAGCTCCTCATCATCGGCGGGGGACCAGCGGGGATGACCGCCGCCGTGTATGCCGCCAGGAAGAAGCTCTCCACCGTCCTGGTGGCCTCCGAGCTGGGGGGACAGGTAAACGAGAACCTGCGGGTGGAGAACTACATGGGCTACCAGTTCGTTGAAGGCCCAGAACTGATGGAAAAGTTTGAAACTCAGCTTAAACAATATCCCATTGAGGTTAAGCTGGGGATAAAGGTAAATGACATCCGCCAGATAGAAGGGGGCCTGGAGGCAGTAACGGACGGCGGCCTCACCTACAGGGCCAAGGCGGTCCTGTTCGCCACGGGGAAAAGGTCCCGGGAACTGGGTGTCCAAGGCGAGGAGAGGCTGCGGGGGCGGGGGGTGACCTACTGCTCTGTCTGCGATGGGCCTGTATTCTCCGGGGAGAAGGTGGCCATCATCGGCGGGGGGAACTCCGCCCTGGCGGCGGTCCAGGATATGCTCCGGCTTTCCCCACAGATCTATCTGGTCTCCCTAACCCCCTTAACCGCCGACCCCATCCTCATAGAAAACGCCTCAGCGGCCCCAAACCTCACCATCCTCACCGAGCACCGCACAGAGGAAGTCCTGGGGAAGGAGCAGGTAGAGGCCATCCTTGTCCGGGACCTCAAGAGCGGGGAGGAAAAGCGCCTGGAGGTGAAGGGGGTCCTGGTGGAAGTAGGCCTCCTGCCCAACTCCGCCCCGGTGGCCGGGCTGTTGAAGCTCAACGCCCAGGGGGAGGTCCCAGTGAACAAGAGCTGTGAAACAGGCATCCCGGGCCTCTTTGCCGCCGGGGATGTAACGGATGTGCCAGAGAAGCAGATTGTTGTGGCCTGCGGGGAGGGGGCCAAGGCGGCCCTCCAGGCCCACCGCTACCTCCAGAGGTTAAGGGTGTAG
- a CDS encoding glutathione S-transferase N-terminal domain-containing protein, whose protein sequence is MAPKVTIYTTPTCPWCHRAKKFLQENQLAYEEKDVASDHDARHEMIRKSQQMGVPVIDIDGEVVIGFNEPVLRDRLLAQK, encoded by the coding sequence ATGGCCCCAAAAGTGACCATCTATACCACCCCCACCTGCCCCTGGTGCCACCGGGCCAAAAAATTCCTCCAGGAAAACCAGTTGGCCTATGAGGAAAAGGATGTGGCCTCGGACCACGATGCCCGCCACGAAATGATCCGCAAGTCCCAGCAGATGGGCGTACCGGTGATTGATATTGATGGGGAAGTTGTCATCGGGTTCAATGAGCCCGTCCTGAGGGATAGGCTCCTGGCCCAGAAATAG
- a CDS encoding endonuclease, with amino-acid sequence MAGAILTQAAAWVNVEKALVNLKGAGALAPRALRELTHQELAALIRPSGYYQAKASKLKALAEFVGRYGDDLAGLFSEATPGLREKLLEVHGIGEETADSILLYAGRRPVFVVDAYTRRIFSRLGLGPGGDSYRRWQGFFMEDLPPKEGLFNEYHALLVRHGKELCRKKPRCPPCPVKDICTSFLSQNGV; translated from the coding sequence ATGGCGGGGGCTATCCTCACCCAGGCGGCCGCCTGGGTCAATGTGGAAAAGGCCCTGGTCAACCTGAAAGGGGCAGGGGCCCTCGCCCCCCGGGCCTTGAGGGAGCTTACCCATCAGGAACTGGCCGCCCTCATCCGGCCCTCGGGCTACTACCAGGCCAAAGCAAGCAAGCTCAAGGCCCTGGCTGAATTCGTGGGGCGCTACGGCGATGACTTGGCAGGGCTCTTTTCAGAAGCCACCCCCGGCCTCAGGGAGAAGCTCCTGGAGGTCCACGGCATCGGGGAGGAGACAGCAGACTCCATCCTGCTCTATGCCGGCCGCAGGCCCGTCTTTGTAGTGGATGCCTATACCCGGCGCATCTTCTCCCGGCTGGGCCTGGGGCCAGGGGGGGATAGCTACCGGCGCTGGCAGGGGTTCTTCATGGAAGACCTGCCCCCCAAGGAAGGGCTGTTCAATGAATACCATGCCCTCCTGGTGCGCCACGGCAAGGAGCTCTGTCGAAAGAAGCCCCGCTGTCCCCCCTGCCCGGTGAAGGACATCTGCACTTCTTTCCTCTCTCAGAATGGGGTATAA
- the rho gene encoding transcription termination factor Rho, with protein sequence MNLVGLETKTREELLEIAKELGITGYGALRKQDLILRLLQAQTEQQGLIFSSGILEIMDEGYGFLRGQNYIPSITDVYVSPSQIRRFGLRTGHQVTGQVRPPKEGEKYHSLLRVEAVNGIDPEQAKSRPHFGGLTAIFPNKLLNLETSPQNLTTRLMNLIAPIGRGQRGLIVSPPKAGKTVLLKQIANAVTTNYNDIHLMVLLIGERPEEVTDMRRSVKGEVVAATFDEPVETHTRVAELALERTKRLVELGKDVVMLLDGITRLTRSYNLAMPPSGRTLSGGIDSVALYPPKRFFGAARNTEEGGSLTIIATTLVDTGSRMDDLIYEEFKGTGNMELHLDRRLAEKRIFPALDILRSGTRREELLLDEQTVKQVWLLRRMVALVASDSNNPSEATERLLERLARTGSNAEFLATIKDV encoded by the coding sequence ATGAACTTGGTCGGACTGGAAACCAAAACCCGGGAAGAGCTACTGGAAATCGCCAAGGAGCTGGGGATTACCGGCTATGGCGCCCTCAGGAAGCAGGACCTGATCCTCCGCCTCCTTCAGGCCCAGACGGAGCAGCAGGGCCTTATCTTCTCCAGCGGCATTCTGGAGATAATGGACGAGGGCTATGGGTTCCTGAGGGGGCAGAACTACATCCCCTCCATCACCGATGTCTATGTCTCCCCTTCCCAGATAAGGCGTTTTGGGCTGAGGACGGGGCACCAGGTCACAGGCCAGGTAAGGCCTCCCAAGGAGGGGGAGAAATACCACAGCCTGCTACGGGTGGAAGCGGTCAACGGCATTGACCCGGAGCAGGCCAAGAGCCGGCCCCACTTTGGCGGCCTTACCGCCATCTTCCCCAACAAGCTCCTCAACCTGGAGACCAGCCCCCAGAACCTGACCACCCGCCTCATGAACCTTATCGCCCCCATCGGGAGGGGGCAGCGGGGCCTCATCGTCTCCCCCCCAAAGGCGGGCAAGACCGTGCTCCTCAAACAGATTGCCAATGCTGTCACCACCAACTACAACGATATCCACCTTATGGTCCTTCTCATCGGGGAGCGGCCGGAGGAGGTCACCGACATGAGGCGCTCGGTGAAGGGGGAGGTTGTGGCGGCTACCTTTGATGAGCCGGTGGAGACCCACACCCGGGTGGCAGAGCTGGCCCTGGAGCGCACCAAGCGCCTGGTGGAGCTGGGCAAGGACGTGGTCATGCTCCTGGATGGCATTACCCGCCTCACCCGCTCCTATAACCTGGCCATGCCCCCTAGTGGCCGAACGCTTTCCGGGGGCATTGACTCAGTCGCCCTCTATCCCCCCAAACGCTTCTTCGGTGCCGCCCGGAATACCGAGGAGGGGGGGAGCCTCACCATCATCGCCACTACCCTGGTGGACACCGGGAGCCGGATGGATGACCTTATCTACGAGGAGTTCAAGGGGACGGGGAACATGGAGCTCCACCTGGACAGGAGACTGGCGGAAAAGCGCATCTTTCCCGCCCTAGACATCCTGCGCAGCGGCACCCGCCGGGAGGAACTCCTCCTGGACGAGCAGACCGTAAAGCAGGTCTGGCTCCTCCGGCGGATGGTGGCCCTCGTGGCCTCTGACTCCAACAACCCCTCCGAGGCCACCGAGAGGCTCCTGGAGAGGCTGGCCCGCACCGGTTCCAACGCCGAGTTCCTGGCCACCATCAAGGACGTCTAG
- a CDS encoding CTP synthase: MTRYIFVTGGVVSSVGKGVTVASIGRILKSRGVSVTVQKLDPYLNVDPGTMSPYQHGEVFVTQDGAETDLDLGHYERFIDVDLTNASNVTTGQIYSAVLGRERRGDFLGGTIQVVPHVTNEIKGRIKGIGEKTEAQVVIVEVGGTVGDIEGLPFLEAIRQMRKEVGRDNVLYIHITLLPYISATGELKTKPTQHSVNELRRIGIQPDVILCRSDHPVPPGVRDKVSLFCDVEPGAVIPLPTVSTIYEVPLLLEDAGLGELIAERLALTPTTRDLSEWRKLVEKSKAPKGTVTIALVGKYVELKDAYLSVREALAHAGLYHNRDVSILWVHSEDLEKDGAGLLRQVQGVVVPGGFGYRGIEGMVRAAQYARENSVPYLGLCLGMQVLVIEFARHVLGYPTANSTEFDAVTACPIIDLMPEQRGVEQKGGTMRLGSYPCKLVPGTIAYRAYGEPLVYERHRHRFEFNSCYREEMERAGLVAGGLSPDSRLVEIAEVVHHPFMLGTQFHPEFRSRPNRPHPLFREFIGVAKEVLVEGAQLPLEKESRR; this comes from the coding sequence ATGACTAGATATATCTTTGTGACCGGAGGGGTGGTGAGCTCGGTGGGCAAGGGGGTCACCGTCGCCTCAATAGGCCGCATCCTCAAAAGCCGGGGGGTTTCCGTGACAGTCCAGAAACTGGACCCCTATCTCAATGTGGACCCGGGGACCATGTCCCCCTACCAGCATGGAGAGGTCTTTGTCACCCAGGATGGGGCGGAGACAGACCTGGACCTGGGCCACTACGAGCGCTTCATTGATGTGGACCTCACCAACGCCTCCAATGTGACCACAGGACAGATATACAGCGCCGTCCTGGGCCGGGAGAGGCGGGGGGACTTCCTGGGGGGAACCATCCAGGTGGTCCCCCATGTGACCAATGAGATAAAGGGGCGGATAAAGGGAATAGGGGAAAAAACGGAGGCACAGGTGGTCATCGTGGAGGTGGGGGGGACGGTGGGGGATATTGAGGGACTGCCCTTCCTGGAAGCTATCCGGCAGATGCGGAAAGAGGTGGGCCGCGACAACGTCCTCTATATCCATATCACCCTCCTGCCTTACATTTCCGCCACCGGGGAACTCAAGACCAAGCCCACCCAGCACAGCGTCAACGAGCTGCGCCGCATCGGCATCCAGCCGGATGTCATCCTCTGCCGCAGTGACCACCCCGTGCCACCGGGGGTGAGGGACAAGGTCTCCCTCTTCTGCGATGTGGAACCCGGGGCGGTCATCCCCCTGCCCACGGTTTCTACCATCTATGAGGTCCCCCTTCTCCTGGAAGATGCGGGGCTGGGGGAGCTGATAGCGGAAAGGCTGGCTCTTACCCCCACCACCCGGGACCTTTCCGAGTGGCGGAAACTGGTAGAGAAGAGCAAGGCACCCAAGGGGACCGTCACCATTGCCCTGGTGGGCAAGTATGTGGAGCTGAAGGACGCCTATCTCTCGGTGCGGGAGGCCCTGGCCCATGCCGGGCTCTACCACAACCGCGATGTCTCCATCCTCTGGGTCCACTCCGAAGACCTGGAGAAGGACGGGGCAGGATTGCTGAGGCAGGTACAGGGGGTTGTGGTGCCGGGGGGTTTTGGCTACCGGGGGATTGAGGGGATGGTCCGAGCCGCCCAGTATGCCCGGGAGAACTCTGTGCCCTATCTGGGCCTCTGCCTGGGGATGCAGGTGCTGGTGATTGAATTTGCCCGCCACGTCCTGGGATATCCCACGGCCAATTCCACCGAGTTTGACGCTGTCACCGCCTGCCCCATTATTGACCTGATGCCGGAACAGCGGGGGGTGGAGCAGAAAGGGGGCACCATGCGCCTGGGTTCCTATCCCTGCAAGCTGGTGCCGGGGACCATTGCCTATCGGGCCTACGGGGAGCCCCTGGTCTACGAGCGCCATCGCCATCGCTTTGAGTTCAACAGCTGCTACCGCGAGGAGATGGAGAGGGCAGGGCTGGTGGCCGGCGGCCTCTCCCCCGATAGCCGGCTGGTAGAGATAGCAGAGGTGGTCCACCATCCTTTCATGCTGGGCACCCAGTTTCACCCCGAGTTCCGTTCTCGCCCCAACCGCCCCCACCCCCTCTTTCGGGAGTTTATCGGGGTGGCCAAGGAGGTGCTGGTGGAAGGGGCCCAACTTCCCCTAGAAAAGGAGAGCAGAAGATGA
- a CDS encoding magnesium transporter CorA family protein: MAKAAKVEAPEVKREARLEMVSGEGCTWLNVEKPTHKELDYLAQYYPFHPMDLDDCISRIQLSKLDEYPDYLFVILHFPLFNKRARFTTASQVSVFVGRDFLVTVHSGDLKPLVNLFKECQEKEESRQEYLGKDPGFLLYRLVDALVDFSLPMMDKILANLERVEDEVFDTTVDAAQEVAVLRRDIAAQRRIFWPMKAVLAELEQKAQRFTKVDLKVYFGDINDHLSRIWGTLEEAKETVEIYKDTDFVLGQDRLQRIMAILTMIIAITLPFSVISSIYGMNIPLPGSGSSGHPWVGLVLILLMTAAAVGLIFFFRRRRWI, translated from the coding sequence GTGGCCAAGGCGGCGAAGGTAGAAGCTCCGGAGGTCAAGCGTGAAGCTCGCCTGGAGATGGTGAGTGGGGAGGGGTGCACCTGGCTCAATGTGGAAAAGCCCACCCACAAGGAGCTGGACTACCTGGCCCAGTACTATCCCTTCCACCCCATGGACCTGGATGACTGCATCTCCCGCATCCAGCTTTCCAAGCTGGACGAATACCCCGACTACCTCTTCGTCATCCTCCATTTCCCACTGTTTAACAAGCGGGCCCGGTTCACCACCGCCAGCCAGGTTTCCGTCTTTGTAGGGAGAGACTTCCTGGTGACAGTACATTCCGGGGACCTGAAGCCCCTGGTCAACCTCTTTAAGGAGTGCCAGGAGAAGGAAGAATCCCGTCAGGAATACCTGGGGAAGGACCCGGGATTCCTTCTCTACCGGCTGGTGGATGCATTGGTGGACTTCAGTCTCCCCATGATGGACAAGATCCTGGCCAACCTGGAGCGGGTGGAGGACGAGGTCTTTGACACAACGGTGGATGCGGCCCAGGAGGTGGCCGTTCTGAGGCGGGACATCGCTGCCCAGCGGCGCATCTTCTGGCCCATGAAGGCGGTGTTGGCCGAGCTGGAGCAGAAGGCCCAGCGCTTTACCAAGGTGGACCTGAAGGTATATTTCGGCGACATCAACGACCACCTCAGCCGTATCTGGGGCACACTGGAGGAGGCCAAGGAAACAGTAGAGATATACAAGGACACGGACTTTGTCCTCGGCCAGGACCGCCTGCAGAGGATCATGGCTATCTTGACCATGATCATTGCCATCACCCTTCCCTTCAGCGTTATCTCCTCCATATACGGTATGAATATACCCCTCCCCGGTTCCGGCTCCTCGGGGCACCCTTGGGTAGGGCTGGTCCTTATCTTGCTCATGACTGCCGCTGCCGTGGGCCTCATCTTCTTCTTCCGGCGCCGCCGCTGGATATAG
- a CDS encoding queuosine precursor transporter — MTAAILLSGIYIACELIANVTASKPVAVGGIVVPAAVFIYALTFTLVDLINDRLGKDGARKVVYTAFAANILLAGYIQFSVNLPPAPFYQGQEAFRAVLGSTPRIVAASLTAYIISSLIDIEVFAWWRERVGRYRWARVLASNAVSTLVDSIVFITAAFWGVFPVLPLIRGQYIVKMAVTGVSLPLIYLVRAARPAPAREAGWK, encoded by the coding sequence ATGACGGCGGCCATCCTCCTCAGCGGCATATACATTGCCTGCGAGCTGATAGCCAATGTCACCGCCTCAAAGCCTGTAGCGGTGGGTGGTATTGTGGTGCCTGCCGCCGTCTTTATCTATGCCCTGACCTTCACCCTGGTGGACCTCATCAACGACCGGCTGGGCAAAGACGGGGCCAGGAAGGTGGTCTATACCGCTTTTGCCGCCAATATCCTCTTGGCGGGCTATATCCAGTTTTCCGTAAACCTACCCCCCGCCCCCTTTTACCAAGGGCAGGAGGCCTTCCGGGCGGTCCTGGGGTCCACCCCCCGGATTGTGGCGGCCAGCCTGACCGCCTATATCATCTCCAGCCTCATTGACATAGAGGTCTTTGCCTGGTGGCGGGAGAGGGTGGGGAGGTACCGCTGGGCCCGGGTCCTGGCCTCCAACGCCGTTTCCACCCTGGTGGACAGCATCGTTTTCATCACCGCTGCCTTCTGGGGGGTCTTCCCCGTCCTGCCCCTTATTCGGGGGCAGTATATCGTGAAGATGGCGGTGACGGGGGTGAGCCTGCCCCTTATCTACCTGGTGAGGGCGGCCCGCCCTGCCCCGGCCCGGGAGGCGGGATGGAAGTAG
- a CDS encoding Mut7-C RNAse domain-containing protein — MKFLVDMNVGKLARLLRMMGYDAFLFQGHDDGALVKRALAEGRVVLTKDGQVFQRRLVRLGRLKALKIEGEDPFLQLRQVVEAFRLKYDYDPFSLCLECNVPLEPRAKEEVKGLVPPFVYESQEEFRQCPACKRLYWRGTHWQHMGRVLRGLEGKPQSSEREAR, encoded by the coding sequence ATGAAGTTCCTGGTGGATATGAACGTAGGGAAGCTGGCCCGCTTGCTTCGCATGATGGGCTATGATGCCTTCCTCTTCCAGGGGCACGATGATGGGGCCCTGGTAAAGCGGGCCCTGGCGGAAGGAAGGGTGGTGCTGACCAAGGACGGCCAGGTCTTTCAGCGCCGCCTGGTGAGGCTGGGGAGGCTGAAGGCCTTAAAGATTGAGGGGGAAGACCCGTTCCTCCAGCTCCGCCAGGTGGTGGAGGCCTTCCGCCTGAAATACGACTACGACCCCTTCTCTCTCTGTCTTGAGTGCAACGTGCCCCTGGAGCCCAGGGCGAAGGAGGAGGTAAAGGGCTTGGTCCCCCCTTTCGTCTACGAGAGCCAGGAGGAGTTCCGCCAGTGCCCGGCCTGCAAGCGCCTCTACTGGCGGGGGACCCACTGGCAGCACATGGGCCGGGTCCTCCGGGGGCTGGAAGGGAAACCCCAGTCCTCAGAGCGGGAAGCTCGGTAG